The Salvia miltiorrhiza cultivar Shanhuang (shh) chromosome 1, IMPLAD_Smil_shh, whole genome shotgun sequence genome has a window encoding:
- the LOC131019850 gene encoding ras-related protein RABB1c-like, whose product MSYAYLFKYIIIGDTGVGKSCLLLQFTDKRFQPVHDLTIGVEFGARMITIENKPIKLQIWDTAGQESFRSITRSYYRGAAGALLVYDITRRETFNHLASWLEDARQHASMNMTIMLIGNKCDLAHRRAVSTEEGEQFAKENGLVFMEASAKTAQNVEEAFVQTASTIYKKIQDGAFDASNESNGIKIGYGGNQGTSAGRDGAASQGGVCCS is encoded by the exons ATGTCGTACGCTTACCTCTTCAAGTACATTATCATCGGTGATACCG GTGTTGGAAAATCATGTCTGCTTCTGCAGTTCACGGACAAGCGCTTTCAGCCAGTGCACGACTTGACCATTGGTGTCGAATTTGGAGCCAGGATGATCACAATTGAGAACAAGCCCATCAAGCTACAAATTTGGGATACG GCTGGTCAAGAATCGTTTAGGTCTATTACGAGGTCTTACTACAGAGGTGCTGCTGGAGCCCTGCTAGTTTACGACATCACAAG GAGGGAAACTTTTAACCACCTCGCCAGCTGGTTGGAGGATGCAAGGCAGCACGCGAGCATGAACATGACAATAATGTTGATAGGAAATAAGTGTGATCTTGCTCACAGAAGGGCCGTGAGCACTGAGGAAGGTGAGCAGTTTGCAAAGGAGAATGGCTTGGTATTCATGGAGGCATCTGCTAAAACAGCTCAGAATGTCGAGGAG GCCTTTGTGCAGACTGCATCAACGATCTATAAGAAGATTCAGGATGGAGCTTTTGACGCGTCTAATGAG TCGAATGGGATCAAAATTGGATATGGAGGGAACCAAGGAACTTCGGCTGGAAGAGATGGTGCTGCTTCTCAAGGAGGAGTTTGCTGCAGCTGA
- the LOC131006169 gene encoding uncharacterized protein LOC131006169, translating into MSNPQVYPNPISQSAPSFQFSSQGHPSQGFQPYGYPPQWYPPPGFSLQGYPSQGYMFSESSRRTSVDGSCTDGGTPSSRRAVQGLENINLSIEPKSDDDEQNANKHRVFYSDAECEVLAQCWIDITINSVVENDQKLEKIWKRIAEAYNKNRPTNTPRREPTQLKAHFYKLQKHVKLFFECYKRIASIWRSGTNDADIIETTQTKYKQHHGTNGFKYVGVWRILSNVPKFVEVEGNVQASKRTKNTEEGAYTSSSTAEETPMSRPMG; encoded by the coding sequence ATGTCTAATCCTCAAGTATATCCCAATCCCATTAGTCAATCAGCCCCTTCATTTCAATTTTCATCCCAAGGGCATCCGTCTCAAGGGTTTCAGCCATACGGATATCCCCCGCAATGGTATCCCCCTCCAGGATTTTCCCTGCAAGGATATCCTTCGCAGGGGTATATGTTCTCTGAGTCCTCTAGGAGGACAAGTGTAGATGGGAGTTGTACTGATGGAGGCACACCATCTTCAAGAAGGGCAGTTCAAGGTTTGGAGAATATAAATCTCTCTATTGAGCCAAAATCCGACGACGATGAACAGAATGCCAACAAGCACCGAGTGTTTTATTCAGATGCAGAGTGTGAAGTTCTTGCGCAATGTTGGATCGATATTACCATCAATTCCGTGGTTGAAAATGACCAAAAGTTGGAGAAAATATGGAAACGCATTGCAGAAGCCTACAATAAAAATCGCCCTACCAACACTCCAAGAAGAGAACCCACACAATTGAAGGCTCATTTCTACAAGTTGCAAAAACAtgtgaaattattttttgaatGTTACAAGAGGATTGCAAGCATCTGGAGGAGCGGTACGAATGATGCCGATATCATAGAGACGACACAAACAAAATACAAGCAGCATCACGGTACAAATGGTTTTAAGTACGTTGGAGTTTGGAGAATTTTGTCTAATGTTCCCAAGTTTGTCGAGGTGGAAGGAAATGTTCAAGCATCCAAAAGAACCAAAAATACAGAAGAAGGAGCTTACACGTCATCTTCTACAGCTGAAGAAACTCCCATGAGCCGCCCAATGGGGTAG